One Cervus canadensis isolate Bull #8, Minnesota chromosome 1, ASM1932006v1, whole genome shotgun sequence genomic window carries:
- the ACADVL gene encoding very long-chain specific acyl-CoA dehydrogenase, mitochondrial, translating into MRAARMAPSVGRQLLRLRSGSSWPSALLGQSRPGPARRPYASGVAQAAVDQSDSQPSESSTREKRANSVSKSFAMGMFKGQLTTDQVFPYPSVLNEDQTQFLKELVGPVTRFFEEVNDAAKNDMLERVEETTMQGLKELGAFGLQVPNELGGVGLCNTQYARLVEIVGMYDLGVGIVLGAHQSIGFKGILLFGTKAQKEKYLPKLASGETIAAFCLTEPSSGSDAASIRSSAVPSPCGKYYTLNGSKIWISNGGLADIFTVFAKTPVTDTATGAVKEKITAFVVERSFGGVTHGPPEKKMGIKASNTAEVYFDGVRVPAENILGEVGGGFKVAMHILNNGRFGMAAALAGTMKGIIAKAVDHAANRTQFGEKIHNFGLIQEKLARMAMLQYVTESMAYMVSANMDQGSTDFQIEAAISKIFGSEAAWKVTDECIQIMGGMGFMKEPGVERVLRDLRIFRIFEGTNDILRLFVALQGCMDKGKELSGLGNALKNPFGNAGLLLGEAGKQLRRRAGLGSGLSLSGIIHQELSRSGELAVQALEQFATVVEAKLIKHKKDIINEQFLLQRLADSAIDLYAMVVVLSRASRSLTEGHPTAQHEKMLCDSWCIEAAARIRENMTALQSDPQQQELFRNFKSISKALVERGGVVTSNPLGF; encoded by the exons ATGCGGGCAGCGAGAATGGCTCCGAGCGTGGGGCGGCAGCTGCTGAGGCTGCGGAGCggaag CTCGTGGCCCAGTGCGCTCCTGGGGCAGTCCCGGCCCGGCCCTGCCCGGCGACCCTATGCGAGTGGGGTCGCCCAG GCGGCTGTGGACCAGTCTGATTCCCAGCCTTCTGAGTCTTCGACCAGGGAAAAACGGGCCAACTCG GTATCTAAGTCCTTTGCTATGGGGATGTTCAAGGGCCAGCTCACCACCGATCAGGTGTTTCCATACCCATCTG TGCTCAACGAGGACCAGACACAGTTTCTCAAAGAGCTGGTGGGGCCTGTGACCCGATTCTTTGAG GAGGTGAACGATGCTGCCAAGAATGACATGCTGGAAAGAGTGGAGGAGACCACCATGCAAGGTCTCAAGGAGTTGGGGGCCTTTGGTCTTCAAGTACCCAATGAACTGGGTGGCGTGGGCCTCTGCAACACCCAG TATGCTCGATTGGTGGAGATCGTGGGCATGTATGACCTTGGCGTGGGCATTGTCCTGGGAGCCCATCAGAGCATCGGTTTCAAAGGCATCCTGCTCTTCGGCACAAAggcccagaaagaaaaatacctccCCAAACTGGcatctg GGGAGACTATAGCTGCCTTCTGTCTAACCGAGCCCTCCAGTGGATCAGATGCAGCGTCCATCCGATCCTCAGCTGTGCCCAGCCCCTGTGGAAAATACTATACCCTCAACGGAAGCAAGATTTGGATCAG TAATGGGGGCCTGGCAGACATCTTCACGGTCTTCGCCAAGACACCAGTTACAGACACAGCCACAGGCGCTGTGAAGGAGAAGATCACAGCTTTTGTGGTGGAGAGGAGCTTTGGCGGCGTCACCCA TGGGCCCCCTGAGAAGAAGATGGGCATCAAAGCCTCAAACACAGCAGAGGTGTACTTTGACGGAGTACGGGTGCCAGCAGAGAACATACTGGGGGAGGTAGGGGGCGGCTTCAAGGTCGCCATGCATATTCTCAACAACGGAAGGTTTGGCATGGCTGCAGCCCTGGCAGGCACCATGAAAGGCATCATTGCTAAGGCA gtggATCATGCTGCTAATCGTACCCAGTTTGGGGAGAAAATTCACAACTTTGGGCTGATCCAGGAGAAGCTGGCCCGGATGGCTATGCTGCAGTATGTGACTGAG TCCATGGCGTACATGGTGAGTGCCAACATGGACCAAGGATCCACGGACTTCCAGATAGAGGCCGCCATCAGCAAAATCTTTGGCTCG GAGGCAGCCTGGAAGGTGACAGATGAGTGCATCCAAATCATGGGGGGCATGGGCTTCATGAAG GAGCCTGGGGTAGAGCGTGTGCTCCGAGATCTTCGCATCTTCCGGATCTTTGAGGGGACAAATGACATTCTCCGGCTGTTTGTGGCTCTGCAGGGCTGCATG GACAAAGGGAAGGAACTCTCTGGGCTTGGCAATGCTCTAAAGAATCCTTTTGGGAATGCTGGCCTCCTGCTAGGAGAGGCAGGCAAACAGCTGAGGCG gcgggcagggctgggcagtGGCCTGAGTCTCAGCGGCATCATCCACCAGGAACTGAGTCGGAGCGGTGAACTG GCAGTGCAGGCTCTGGAGCAGTTTGCCACCGTGGTGGAGGCCAAGCTGATAAAGCACAAGAAGGATATCATCA ATGAACAGTTTCTGCTGCAGCGTCTGGCGGACAGTGCCATTGACCTCTACGCCATGGTGGTGGTTCTGTCCAG GGCCTCAAGATCCCTGACTGAAGGCCACCCCACAGCCCAGCATGAGAAAATGCTCTGTGACAGCTGGTGTATCGAG gctgcAGCCCGGATCCGGGAGAACATGACTGCTCTGCAGTCTGACCCCCAGCAGCAGGAGCTCTTCCGTAACTTCAAAAGCATCTCCAAGGCCCTGGTGGAGCGGGGTGGCGTGGTCACCAGCAACCCCCTTGGTTTCTGA